One part of the Quercus lobata isolate SW786 chromosome 7, ValleyOak3.0 Primary Assembly, whole genome shotgun sequence genome encodes these proteins:
- the LOC115953822 gene encoding ammonium transporter 2-like: MAATPAYSLVSPAVPEWLNKGDNAWQMTAATLVGIQSMPGLVILYASIVKKKWAVNSAFMALYAFAAVLICWVLVGFRMAFGDELLPFWGKGAPALGQKYLVHQAKVPETLIKPWYPMASLVYFQFTFAAITTILLAGSVLGRMNIKAWMVFVPLWLVFCYTVGAFSLWGGGFLYQWGAIDYSGGYVIHLSSGISGSTAAYWVGPRLKSDRERFPPNNVLLMLAGAGLLWMGWSGFNGGAPYAANVDASIAVINTNISAATSLLVWTSLDVVFFGKPSVIGAVQGMMTGLACITPGAGLVQSWAAIVYGILAGSIPWASMMVLHKKSSLLQKVDDTLGVFHTHAVAGLLGGLLTGLLAEPDLCALILKNPNTRGAFYGSKGWVQFLKQLAAATFVIGWNIVSTTIICLGIKFFIPLRMPDEQLLIGDDAVHGEEAYALWGDGEKYDPTKHGWHASLHSDIAPSPNINNGARGVTINL, translated from the exons ATGGCCGCTACCCCAGCCTATAGCCTTGTTAGCCCAGCAGTGCCTGAATGGCTAAACAAAGGCGACAACGCATGGCAAATGACAGCAGCCACTCTCGTGGGCATTCAAAGCATGCCTGGCCTTGTTATTCTCTATGCCAGTATAGTCAAGAAGAAATGGGCTGTGAACTCAGCTTTCATGGCTCTTTATGCCTTTGCTGCAGTGCTTATTTGTTGGGTCCTTGTGGGCTTTCGCATGGCTTTTGGTGATGAACTCCTTCCCTTTTGGGGTAAAGGTGCACCAGCTTTAGGCCAAAAGTATCTTGTCCACCAAGCAAAAGTCCCTGAGACTCTCATCAAGCCTTGGTATCCTATGGCCTCTCTTGTGTACTTTCAATTCACTTTTGCTGCCATTACCACCATTTTGCTTGCTGGGTCTGTGCTTGGGCGCATGAACATCAAGGCGTGGATGGTTTTTGTGCCTCTTTGGCTTGTGTTTTGCTACACTGTGGGAGCCTTCAGTCTTTGGGGCGGTGGGTTTCTTTACCAGTGGGGTGCCATTGATTACTCTGGCGGCTATGTTATCCACCTTTCCTCTGGGATTTCTGGTTCCACTGCAGCTTATTGG GTTGGGCCTAGGCTGAAGAGTGATAGGGAGAGGTTTCCTCCTAACAATGTTTTACTTATGCTTGCTGGTGCTGGGCTATTGTGGATGGGTTGGTCAGGCTTCAATGGTGGGGCACCCTACGCAGCAAACGTTGACGCTTCAATAGCAGTCATAAATACCAACATAAGTGCAGCCACTAGTCTTCTTGTTTGGACATCTCTAGATGTTGTGTTCTTTGGGAAACCTTCTGTGATTGGAGCTGTTCAGGGCATGATGACCGGGCTTGCTTGCATTACTCCAGGAGCAG GGTTGGTGCAATCATGGGCGGCTATAGTGTATGGAATTCTTGCTGGTAGTATTCCATGGGCATCCATGATGGTCCTTCACAAAAAGTCTAGTTTGCTACAAAAG GTGGATGACACCTTAGGTGTATTTCACACGCACGCGGTGGCAGGGCTACTAGGCGGGCTTCTCACCGGGCTTTTGGCGGAGCCAGACCTTTGTGCTCTCATACTGAAAAATCCCAACACAAGGGGTGCATTTTATGGTTCTAAGGGTTGGGTGCAATTCTTGAAGCAATTGGCTGCAGCCACGTTTGTGATTGGTTGGAACATAGTGTCCACCACAATAATTTGTCTAGGCATAAAGTTTTTTATTCCATTAAGAATGCCTGACGAGCAGCTGTTGATTGGAGACGATGCTGTGCATGGAGAGGAGGCTTATGCTCTTTGGGGAGATGGGGAAAAATATGATCCTACAAAGCATGGTTGGCATGCATCTTTGCACTCAGACATTGCACCGTCACCAAACATCAATAATGGAGCAAGAGGTGTGACCATCAACTTGTAA